One Hyalangium minutum DNA window includes the following coding sequences:
- a CDS encoding TPR end-of-group domain-containing protein: MFRFRLGSIPVEVQASHLITSAVLGLSFAPAGRPGLIGSMGFQVVSWMFIVFVSVLIHELGHAVASKAFGYQPSITLEWMGGHTRPNAPGPIPWSRDVLLTLAGPLFGLGLGIACYVGKRSLGHQSDVLAYLLGVGALANFFWAGLNMAPVLPLDGGRITSVLAMRLFGRERGFLWAQILAVITSVGLVLWSIDNRQMFLAVFFAMFGFQALRAAYDAMKGPEQESREQSPQANTLQRAQAALAKNQLEEARHLAATVLDSGEALTPDLASRAHHTLGWVALKKGQGRMALDHFSQVQGQPVEPQALAAAFSLIGDEGRALPLWEMAWRDSGDRTVMHEYAGSLIRAGKEPQALRLPQVDPAAAFSCAERVLFIRGAFSEAAAMGERALAYAPSATIAYDAACAFARAHNIPDAVRLLQRAKELGFRDGTYAASDEDLAPLHGNPGFEAWLTELRQSAPS; this comes from the coding sequence ATGTTCCGCTTTCGCCTCGGAAGCATTCCCGTCGAGGTCCAGGCCAGCCACCTCATCACCTCCGCGGTGCTGGGCCTCAGCTTCGCACCTGCTGGCCGACCAGGCCTCATCGGCTCGATGGGGTTCCAGGTCGTCTCCTGGATGTTCATCGTCTTCGTCTCCGTGCTCATCCACGAGCTGGGCCATGCCGTGGCCAGCAAGGCCTTCGGCTACCAGCCGAGCATCACCCTCGAATGGATGGGCGGGCACACCCGGCCCAACGCCCCGGGCCCCATCCCCTGGAGCCGGGACGTGCTGCTGACGCTGGCAGGGCCCCTCTTCGGCCTGGGGCTCGGGATCGCCTGCTATGTGGGCAAGCGCTCCCTGGGCCACCAGTCCGATGTGCTCGCCTACCTGCTGGGCGTGGGAGCGCTCGCCAACTTCTTCTGGGCCGGGCTCAATATGGCCCCCGTGCTTCCTTTGGATGGAGGCCGGATTACAAGTGTGTTGGCCATGCGGCTCTTCGGCCGGGAGCGGGGCTTCCTGTGGGCCCAGATCCTCGCGGTCATCACCTCCGTGGGCCTCGTGCTCTGGAGCATCGACAACCGGCAGATGTTCCTGGCCGTCTTCTTCGCCATGTTCGGGTTCCAAGCCCTGCGCGCCGCTTACGACGCCATGAAGGGGCCGGAGCAGGAGTCCCGGGAGCAGTCTCCCCAGGCGAACACGCTCCAGAGGGCCCAAGCGGCGCTGGCGAAGAACCAGCTCGAGGAAGCGCGGCACCTGGCCGCCACGGTGCTGGACTCGGGCGAGGCGCTCACGCCCGACCTGGCCAGCCGCGCCCACCACACGCTGGGGTGGGTGGCGCTCAAGAAGGGCCAGGGGCGCATGGCGCTCGACCACTTCTCCCAAGTGCAGGGCCAGCCGGTGGAGCCCCAGGCGCTGGCGGCGGCCTTCTCCTTAATAGGAGACGAGGGCCGCGCTCTGCCGCTGTGGGAGATGGCCTGGCGCGACAGCGGAGACCGCACGGTGATGCACGAGTACGCCGGCAGCTTGATCCGCGCGGGCAAGGAGCCCCAGGCGCTGCGGCTGCCCCAGGTGGACCCCGCGGCGGCCTTCTCGTGCGCGGAGCGGGTGCTCTTCATCCGGGGCGCCTTCTCCGAGGCGGCGGCCATGGGAGAGCGGGCCCTGGCGTACGCCCCCAGCGCCACCATCGCCTATGACGCGGCATGCGCGTTCGCCCGTGCACACAACATTCCTGACGCGGTGCGCCTGCTGCAACGCGCCAAGGAGCTGGGGTTCCGGGATGGGACCTATGCCGCCTCGGACGAGGATCTGGCTCCCCTCCATGGAAACCCGGGGTTCGAGGCCTGGCTCACGGAACTTCGGCAATCTGCGCCGTCCTGA
- a CDS encoding glycoside hydrolase family 1 protein: MSADERTFPEGFTFGVATSAYQVEGGIENDWAEWERAGKLKDPHMRCGRAVDHWNRYEEDYGLALQAGASAFRVSLEWARIEPERGRYDGAALEAYRERLLRMKARGLRPVVTLHHFTHPTWFHRETPWHTPASVEAFRAYTRACAPVLKGLDALLITLNEPMVVLLGGYLQGLLPPGIADGEKTMRAMENMVRAHAAARQELTAVLGKVELGISQNMLCFAPDRWWHPLDRALVRLGAHAYNHAFHEALVTGKLRVTMPGVASTRVDIPEAKDSCEFIGVNYYSRAHLRFMPRPPFIEFKFRDKLGRGLTDIGWEDYPEGFGQILSEVKRYGLPVWVTENGLDDRNGLRRPHYIHSHLAQVLDARARGVDVRGYLYWSLLDNFEWLEGWGPRFGLYHVDFDTLERRPTPACDYFRTVAQGRKLVAPSTPAPSAQPSAAR; this comes from the coding sequence ATGAGTGCCGACGAGAGGACGTTTCCCGAGGGCTTCACCTTCGGAGTCGCCACCTCCGCCTACCAGGTGGAGGGTGGCATCGAGAACGACTGGGCCGAGTGGGAGCGCGCCGGGAAGCTGAAGGACCCGCACATGCGCTGCGGGCGCGCGGTGGACCACTGGAACCGTTACGAAGAGGACTATGGGCTCGCCCTGCAGGCCGGGGCCTCGGCCTTCCGCGTGTCGCTGGAGTGGGCGCGCATCGAGCCGGAGCGCGGCCGGTATGACGGCGCGGCGCTCGAGGCCTACCGGGAGCGGCTGCTGCGGATGAAGGCGCGCGGCCTGCGGCCCGTGGTGACGCTGCACCACTTCACCCACCCCACGTGGTTCCACCGCGAGACGCCCTGGCACACGCCGGCCAGTGTGGAGGCCTTCCGCGCCTACACCCGCGCGTGCGCGCCCGTCCTGAAGGGCCTGGATGCGCTGCTCATCACCCTCAACGAGCCCATGGTGGTGCTGCTGGGTGGCTATCTGCAGGGGCTGCTTCCTCCGGGCATCGCCGACGGCGAGAAGACGATGCGGGCGATGGAGAACATGGTGCGCGCACATGCGGCCGCGCGCCAGGAACTGACCGCCGTGCTCGGCAAGGTGGAGCTGGGCATCTCGCAGAACATGCTCTGCTTCGCGCCGGACCGGTGGTGGCACCCGCTGGACCGCGCGCTCGTGCGGCTCGGCGCCCACGCCTACAACCACGCCTTCCACGAGGCGCTCGTCACCGGGAAGCTGCGCGTGACGATGCCCGGCGTGGCCTCCACCCGCGTGGACATCCCCGAGGCCAAGGACTCCTGCGAGTTCATCGGCGTGAACTACTACTCGCGCGCCCACCTGCGCTTCATGCCCCGCCCCCCGTTCATCGAGTTCAAGTTCCGGGACAAGCTCGGCCGGGGCCTCACGGACATCGGCTGGGAGGACTACCCCGAGGGCTTCGGGCAGATCCTCTCCGAGGTGAAGCGCTACGGGCTCCCCGTCTGGGTGACGGAGAACGGCCTGGATGACCGGAACGGGCTGCGGCGGCCTCACTACATCCACTCGCACCTGGCGCAGGTGCTGGACGCGCGCGCGCGGGGCGTGGACGTGCGCGGGTACCTCTACTGGAGCCTGCTGGACAACTTCGAGTGGCTGGAGGGCTGGGGCCCCCGCTTCGGGCTCTACCACGTGGACTTCGACACGCTGGAGCGCCGCCCCACCCCGGCCTGCGACTACTTCCGCACCGTGGCCCAGGGCCGGAAGCTCGTCGCCCCCAGCACGCCCGCGCCGTCCGCTCAGCCCAGCGCAGCCCGGTAG
- the dusB gene encoding tRNA dihydrouridine synthase DusB, producing the protein MLQIGPYTLPNPYILAPMAGVSERPYRVIAFKMGAALCPTELVSSQGLMHANQRTLKYLRFDAEVERPYSLQIFGGDPEAMARASVMGKEYGAQIIDINMGCPVKKVTKNGAGSALLCEPPRAAEIVRRIREASGLPVTCKIRSGWDHKSRNYLQLAGQLFDAGCAALAIHPRTREQGYSGQADWGVIADLKRHFPDRIIIGNGDVKTPADAQRMLDSTGCDFVMIGRAALGNPWIFRELTGGEPPTPEERCEGVLAHFRGHVEFVGDALGAVRSFRRHMAWYAHGLYGAAAFRAEVNALDTPEAVEASVRRFFVAAQVDASGPSEEQDVDYRAALG; encoded by the coding sequence ATGCTGCAGATCGGCCCTTACACCCTTCCGAACCCCTACATCCTGGCGCCCATGGCGGGGGTGAGCGAGCGGCCCTACCGCGTCATCGCCTTCAAGATGGGCGCGGCCCTGTGCCCCACCGAGCTGGTGAGCTCCCAGGGGCTCATGCACGCCAACCAGCGCACGCTCAAGTACCTGCGCTTCGATGCCGAGGTAGAGCGGCCCTACTCGCTCCAAATCTTCGGCGGAGACCCCGAGGCCATGGCCCGGGCGTCGGTGATGGGCAAGGAGTACGGCGCCCAGATCATCGACATCAACATGGGCTGCCCGGTGAAGAAGGTGACGAAGAACGGCGCGGGCAGTGCCCTCCTGTGCGAGCCCCCGCGCGCCGCCGAGATTGTCCGGCGCATCCGCGAGGCCTCGGGGCTGCCCGTCACCTGCAAGATTCGCTCGGGCTGGGACCACAAGAGCCGCAACTACCTCCAGCTGGCCGGCCAGCTCTTCGACGCGGGCTGCGCGGCCCTGGCCATCCACCCGCGCACCCGCGAGCAGGGCTACTCGGGGCAGGCGGACTGGGGTGTCATCGCGGACCTCAAGCGCCACTTCCCGGACCGCATCATCATCGGCAACGGGGACGTGAAGACGCCGGCGGACGCGCAGCGGATGCTGGACTCCACGGGCTGTGACTTCGTGATGATTGGCCGGGCGGCGCTGGGCAACCCGTGGATCTTCCGAGAGCTGACAGGCGGCGAGCCCCCCACGCCCGAGGAGCGCTGCGAGGGCGTGCTGGCCCACTTCCGGGGGCACGTGGAGTTCGTGGGCGATGCGCTCGGGGCGGTGCGCAGCTTCCGGCGGCACATGGCGTGGTACGCGCACGGGCTGTACGGCGCCGCGGCCTTCCGTGCGGAGGTGAACGCGCTGGACACCCCCGAGGCGGTGGAGGCCTCCGTGCGCCGCTTCTTCGTGGCCGCGCAGGTGGATGCGTCCGGCCCCTCGGAGGAGCAGGACGTGGACTACCGGGCTGCGCTGGGCTGA
- a CDS encoding RNA polymerase sigma factor, with translation MARFCQGDAPAFDALFQRYSRPVHGYLARLTGSPSAAEDLVQLTFLSVVRARGRFQAGARVKPWLYAIATNAARDHQRRGRRPEELTAEGELPATVAAETPGPRDTGLERTVQRALELLPEGQRVPIMLHRFEGMSFAEIAESMGLTESAVKVRAHRGYARLRELLAELREESSG, from the coding sequence ATGGCCCGGTTCTGTCAGGGAGATGCCCCGGCGTTTGATGCGCTCTTCCAGCGCTATTCGCGGCCGGTGCATGGCTACCTGGCCCGGCTGACGGGCAGCCCCTCGGCGGCCGAGGATCTGGTCCAGCTGACGTTCCTGTCCGTGGTGCGCGCGCGTGGCCGCTTCCAGGCCGGAGCGCGGGTGAAGCCGTGGCTGTACGCCATCGCCACCAACGCGGCGAGAGACCATCAGCGGCGTGGCCGGAGGCCGGAGGAGCTCACCGCAGAGGGAGAGCTGCCCGCGACGGTGGCCGCGGAGACGCCCGGGCCTCGGGACACGGGGCTGGAGCGCACGGTGCAGCGAGCGCTGGAGCTGCTCCCCGAGGGCCAGCGCGTCCCCATCATGCTCCACCGCTTCGAGGGGATGAGCTTCGCGGAGATTGCCGAGTCCATGGGGCTGACAGAGTCGGCGGTGAAGGTGCGCGCCCACCGGGGCTACGCGCGGCTGCGCGAGCTGCTGGCGGAGCTGCGAGAGGAGTCGAGCGGATGA
- a CDS encoding acyl-CoA desaturase yields the protein MRTNTPALAPDEKINWLASIPYFGVHLMCLWVFYTGARLVDVLVCLALYVIRMWGITAGYHRYFSHRAYKTNRVFQFILAFVGTTATQKGVLWWAAHHRHHHRESDGEKDIHSPIQKGFWWSHMNWILCDKYAETKYDSIKDFARFPELRFLNRFYLLPPIALAVSLYFIGGFSLLIWGFFVSTTLLWHGTFTINSLSHIFGKRRYRTTDTSKNNFLLALITLGEGWHNNHHYHQNTANQGWFWWEVDFSFYSLKVLSWLRIVSDLRLPSDSIKYSYKKYTPEQQAELNAPISFWGAVAARKQAAGDKVREAIATAADHLPTAAPSPTALLKRK from the coding sequence GTGAGAACCAACACCCCTGCTCTGGCTCCTGACGAGAAGATCAACTGGCTGGCGTCCATCCCCTACTTTGGCGTCCACTTGATGTGCCTCTGGGTCTTCTATACCGGGGCCCGGCTGGTGGACGTGCTGGTGTGCCTGGCGCTGTACGTCATCCGCATGTGGGGCATCACCGCGGGCTACCACCGCTACTTCAGCCACCGCGCCTACAAGACGAACCGCGTCTTCCAGTTCATCCTGGCGTTCGTGGGCACCACGGCGACGCAGAAGGGCGTGCTCTGGTGGGCGGCGCACCACCGGCACCACCACCGCGAGTCTGACGGCGAGAAGGACATCCACTCGCCCATTCAGAAGGGCTTCTGGTGGAGCCACATGAACTGGATCCTCTGCGACAAGTACGCGGAGACGAAGTACGACTCCATCAAGGACTTCGCGCGCTTCCCGGAGCTGCGCTTCCTCAACCGCTTCTACCTGCTGCCCCCCATCGCGCTGGCCGTGTCGCTGTACTTCATCGGCGGCTTCTCGCTGCTCATCTGGGGCTTCTTCGTGAGCACCACGCTGCTGTGGCACGGCACCTTCACCATCAACTCGCTGAGCCACATCTTCGGCAAGCGCCGCTACCGGACGACGGACACCAGCAAGAACAACTTCCTGCTGGCGCTCATCACCCTGGGCGAGGGCTGGCACAACAACCACCACTACCACCAGAACACCGCCAACCAGGGCTGGTTCTGGTGGGAGGTGGACTTCAGCTTCTACTCGCTGAAGGTGCTGTCGTGGCTGCGCATCGTCAGTGACTTGCGCCTGCCGTCCGACTCCATCAAGTACTCCTACAAGAAGTACACGCCAGAGCAGCAGGCGGAGCTCAACGCCCCCATCTCCTTCTGGGGCGCGGTGGCGGCGCGGAAGCAAGCGGCGGGGGACAAGGTGCGCGAGGCCATCGCCACCGCGGCGGACCACCTGCCCACCGCGGCGCCCTCACCGACGGCCCTGCTCAAGCGGAAGTAG
- a CDS encoding amidohydrolase family protein, producing the protein MRNGMRVIDADRHVFEPLEMWRTYLDPRFRDDAPVAVPRPIHEPLAERVSRLGARGLTYQPVDILVRGQPIQRPLSERAELALLDAEERADADLDTSTPEAHLAHMDGCGVDLAFCYPSTALYIVGMETLEPELAHALVTAYNRWLHDFCSAAPERLQGVGLVAPHAPKAMVETLDQISSYGWRAVVLRPNLLQGRSLSHPDFEAFWAACAERSLAVALHEGAHALRPTAGADRYTTRFGQHACSHPMEQMMGMLDLIEGGILERHPHLRVGFFEAGCGWVPPWLWRLDEVEYKHLASEVAERVKRKPSDYVRRQCFVTLEPGEPGISEALSWMGADRLLFGTDFPHADHDGSIVDEVLRLEQRLPPGVLAGILGANAEAFYGLSR; encoded by the coding sequence ATGCGCAACGGGATGCGAGTCATCGACGCGGATCGCCACGTCTTCGAGCCGCTGGAGATGTGGCGCACCTACCTGGATCCCCGCTTCCGGGACGATGCCCCCGTCGCCGTGCCTCGCCCCATCCACGAGCCGCTGGCGGAACGTGTGAGCAGGCTCGGCGCCCGGGGCCTCACCTATCAGCCCGTCGACATCCTGGTGCGCGGCCAGCCCATCCAGCGCCCCCTCTCCGAGCGCGCGGAGCTGGCGCTGCTCGATGCCGAGGAGCGCGCGGACGCGGACCTGGACACCTCCACCCCCGAGGCCCACCTGGCGCACATGGATGGCTGCGGCGTGGATCTGGCCTTCTGTTACCCCTCCACTGCCCTGTACATCGTCGGGATGGAGACGCTCGAGCCGGAGCTCGCGCACGCCCTGGTCACCGCCTACAACCGGTGGCTGCACGACTTCTGCAGCGCGGCCCCCGAGCGGCTCCAAGGCGTCGGGCTGGTGGCGCCCCACGCGCCGAAGGCCATGGTGGAGACGCTCGATCAGATCTCCTCCTATGGCTGGCGCGCCGTGGTGCTCCGGCCCAACCTGCTCCAGGGCCGCTCGCTGAGCCACCCGGACTTCGAGGCCTTCTGGGCCGCCTGTGCCGAGCGCTCGCTCGCGGTGGCCCTCCACGAGGGTGCCCATGCGCTGCGCCCCACCGCAGGAGCCGACCGCTACACCACGCGCTTCGGCCAGCATGCGTGCTCCCACCCCATGGAGCAGATGATGGGGATGCTGGACCTCATCGAGGGCGGCATCCTGGAGCGCCACCCCCACCTGCGTGTGGGCTTCTTCGAGGCGGGCTGCGGCTGGGTCCCCCCCTGGCTCTGGCGCCTGGACGAAGTCGAATACAAGCACCTGGCCTCTGAAGTCGCCGAGCGGGTGAAGCGGAAGCCCTCGGACTACGTGCGCCGCCAGTGCTTCGTCACCCTGGAGCCGGGCGAGCCGGGGATCAGCGAGGCCTTGAGCTGGATGGGAGCGGACCGGCTGCTGTTCGGCACCGACTTTCCCCACGCCGATCACGACGGCTCCATCGTGGACGAGGTGCTGCGGCTGGAGCAGCGGCTGCCTCCCGGGGTGCTCGCGGGAATCCTCGGGGCCAATGCCGAGGCCTTCTATGGCCTGAGCCGGTGA
- a CDS encoding TOMM precursor leader peptide-binding protein, whose protein sequence is MRPSLEAILRWSPDLQVEPAASGGALLLSEQAWFPLVESPYEELAALVDGQRTVQEILEAAAPALTPHEVFFALRDLLEQGYLVELPPGSESPLVGFWSAMGAEPGSASERVASTPVSVAGGGEPVATLLAEALRGAGLDVRPDAALRVVATDDYLSPELEAFSERARAEGVTWLPVKPGGRRGWFGPLVRPSQGPCWHCLTERLRMNRAAEQVAGVSRRPLPSPPAAVSACLQVAAVQLARWIASGPESDALDPLITLDHRTLEVKRHPVTRLPHCARCGQPAQAPARAGAPLVLSPRPKRFTREGGHRICSPEETSQRLASQLSPLTGIISGVNPVPRSEPAPWTTFAAHYSVPVRPGDTLRSLQRRFSSGKGVTEAQAQVSALCEAIERHHCFLHGDEPRVHARAHELDAPHVPPHELLHFSEAQYRNRASWNEQVYDPRQRIPAPVSLDAPLDWTPAWSLTHQARRYLPTALCYEVPPPAGEPFCFHNYHGHAAGNVLEEAILQGFLELVERDAIALWWYPRVPRPQVALERFESPWIGSIQQWYRERGWKLQVVDITTDLGIPVFAAAAYAPAQQQLYLGFGCHLEAPLGVQRALTELNQMLDWGRASGDDGSQRVDPEALEFLLGESALPAKGPSDYTAQASGDLREDILTCVERTRALGMDFLVVDQTRPEVDFPVVKVVVPPLRHHWPRFGPGRLYDVPVKLGWRSAPVEEAALNPFFPF, encoded by the coding sequence ATGCGCCCTTCCCTTGAGGCCATCCTGCGTTGGAGCCCTGATCTGCAGGTAGAGCCTGCGGCTTCGGGAGGAGCTCTCCTGCTGAGCGAGCAGGCGTGGTTCCCGCTCGTCGAGAGCCCCTACGAGGAACTGGCGGCACTGGTGGATGGCCAGCGCACGGTCCAGGAGATCCTGGAGGCCGCCGCTCCCGCGCTCACGCCTCACGAGGTCTTCTTCGCGCTGCGCGACTTGCTGGAGCAGGGCTACCTCGTGGAGCTGCCGCCCGGGAGCGAGTCCCCACTGGTGGGATTCTGGTCCGCGATGGGCGCTGAGCCTGGCTCCGCCTCGGAGCGGGTGGCCTCTACACCCGTCTCGGTGGCGGGTGGCGGCGAGCCCGTGGCCACCCTGCTCGCGGAGGCACTGCGTGGGGCCGGACTGGACGTGCGCCCCGATGCCGCACTGCGCGTGGTTGCCACCGACGACTACCTGTCTCCCGAGCTCGAGGCTTTCAGTGAGCGGGCCCGGGCCGAGGGCGTGACGTGGCTGCCGGTGAAGCCCGGTGGCCGCAGGGGCTGGTTCGGCCCGCTGGTCCGTCCATCGCAGGGCCCGTGCTGGCACTGTCTGACGGAGCGGCTGAGGATGAACCGCGCCGCCGAGCAGGTGGCGGGCGTCTCACGGCGTCCCTTACCCTCTCCTCCCGCCGCCGTGAGCGCCTGTCTCCAGGTGGCAGCCGTGCAGCTCGCCCGGTGGATTGCCTCCGGTCCCGAGTCAGATGCGCTGGACCCGCTCATCACGCTGGATCACCGGACGCTGGAGGTGAAACGGCACCCCGTCACCCGCCTCCCCCACTGTGCCCGCTGCGGGCAGCCCGCTCAGGCCCCTGCGCGCGCAGGGGCGCCCCTCGTGCTGTCTCCGCGGCCCAAGCGCTTCACCCGGGAGGGTGGACACCGGATCTGCTCCCCGGAGGAGACCTCTCAACGGCTGGCCTCGCAGCTCAGTCCCCTCACCGGCATCATCTCTGGGGTGAATCCCGTGCCTCGGAGCGAGCCAGCGCCGTGGACCACGTTCGCCGCGCACTACTCCGTGCCGGTCCGCCCGGGGGACACCCTGCGCTCGCTCCAGCGCCGCTTCAGCAGCGGCAAGGGCGTCACCGAGGCTCAGGCCCAGGTGAGCGCCCTGTGCGAGGCCATCGAGCGGCACCACTGCTTCCTCCATGGGGACGAGCCCCGGGTGCATGCCCGCGCGCACGAGCTGGATGCTCCGCACGTGCCGCCGCACGAGCTGCTGCACTTCAGCGAGGCCCAGTACCGGAATCGGGCCTCCTGGAACGAGCAGGTGTACGATCCCCGCCAGCGCATCCCCGCGCCCGTGTCCTTGGACGCCCCGCTGGACTGGACCCCTGCGTGGTCGCTCACGCATCAGGCGCGCCGCTACCTCCCCACCGCGCTCTGCTACGAGGTGCCGCCCCCAGCGGGAGAGCCCTTCTGCTTCCACAACTACCATGGGCACGCCGCGGGCAACGTCCTGGAGGAGGCCATCCTCCAAGGCTTCCTGGAGCTGGTGGAGCGGGATGCCATCGCGCTGTGGTGGTACCCCCGTGTCCCGCGCCCCCAAGTGGCCCTGGAGCGCTTCGAGAGCCCGTGGATCGGCTCGATTCAGCAGTGGTACCGCGAGCGGGGGTGGAAACTGCAGGTCGTGGACATCACCACGGACCTGGGCATCCCCGTCTTCGCAGCCGCCGCGTACGCCCCGGCTCAGCAACAGCTCTACCTGGGCTTTGGCTGCCACCTGGAGGCGCCCCTGGGAGTGCAGCGAGCGCTGACCGAGCTGAACCAGATGCTCGACTGGGGACGGGCGAGCGGGGATGACGGCTCGCAGCGCGTGGATCCGGAGGCGCTGGAGTTCCTCCTGGGTGAGAGCGCGCTCCCCGCCAAGGGCCCCTCGGACTACACGGCCCAGGCGTCGGGAGATCTGCGCGAGGACATCCTCACGTGTGTGGAGCGGACGCGGGCCCTCGGGATGGACTTCCTGGTGGTGGACCAGACCCGCCCCGAGGTCGACTTCCCGGTCGTCAAAGTGGTCGTCCCCCCGCTGCGGCACCACTGGCCTCGCTTCGGCCCCGGCCGGCTGTACGACGTGCCCGTGAAGCTCGGGTGGCGGAGTGCCCCCGTGGAAGAGGCCGCGCTCAACCCCTTCTTCCCTTTTTGA
- a CDS encoding NrsF family protein — translation MTPECDRVLEALGSGAPLPPELASHAATCADCRPLTEGFDALGAVPPVATPELTPGMEAARRKTLEELGKQPVATPWWIELLTLLATYAAVMVGGLLLLGREGLVQNTASPAVLVGLGLAILLMVASGAYMALAPARRHVPWVLVAMGAAAVAVFQVAGGSGYATAKGFVAGVLGCMRTEVLLSIPPLALALVLLCRSAFQPVRAFAAGLSAAGVSLFVLHLHCPDGTAGHLMLGHLVPWLLLAGVALWLRSRLPTRSYAP, via the coding sequence ATGACGCCCGAGTGTGACCGCGTGCTGGAGGCCCTGGGCTCGGGGGCGCCGCTGCCGCCAGAGCTGGCGAGCCATGCCGCCACGTGCGCGGACTGCCGCCCTCTCACCGAGGGCTTCGATGCGCTCGGCGCCGTGCCGCCGGTGGCCACGCCCGAGCTGACGCCCGGGATGGAGGCCGCCCGCCGCAAGACGCTGGAGGAGCTCGGCAAACAACCCGTGGCCACGCCGTGGTGGATCGAGCTGCTGACGCTGCTGGCCACCTATGCGGCGGTGATGGTGGGAGGCCTGCTCCTGCTAGGCCGTGAGGGGCTGGTGCAGAACACGGCCTCTCCGGCGGTGTTGGTGGGGCTAGGGCTTGCCATCCTCTTGATGGTGGCCAGCGGCGCATACATGGCGCTGGCCCCGGCCCGCCGCCATGTGCCCTGGGTGCTCGTGGCAATGGGAGCCGCGGCCGTGGCTGTTTTCCAGGTGGCGGGCGGCTCCGGCTATGCGACAGCGAAGGGCTTCGTCGCCGGAGTGCTGGGGTGCATGAGAACCGAGGTGCTCCTGTCCATTCCGCCGCTGGCGCTGGCCCTGGTGCTGCTGTGCCGCTCTGCCTTCCAGCCGGTGCGCGCCTTCGCCGCCGGGCTGTCCGCGGCTGGCGTGAGCCTCTTCGTCCTGCACCTGCACTGCCCGGATGGAACGGCCGGGCACTTGATGCTGGGCCACCTGGTGCCCTGGCTGCTGCTCGCGGGCGTGGC